The Zea mays cultivar B73 chromosome 7, Zm-B73-REFERENCE-NAM-5.0, whole genome shotgun sequence DNA segment TTCTTTGTCGTACGTGCATTATGTCCTTTTTCCCGAGTGGACTCATGCTAGATGTTGTGGCCCTTAACCCTGCTCCCTGCTATTAGGGTATGTTTGGTTGAGTGAAGAAAGATGGAGTGGCTTTATTCCTATTTTTGAATGTTTGGTTTCCAATAAAAGAGGACCTGAATGACTCATAGAGTCTTCATATAAAAATTTACCATAAATAATTGAAATGTTATCGCTCCATAAAAACGACCGTATACAACCACTCTCTTGAACACGAGCACTCTCCCTCTCCTATCCTCTACACTTATTTGGCTCTGCAACTAAACAGAAAATGGAGCGGTCCTACACTATTCTACTCTTCAATCAAACAAAAAATGAAACGGTTTTGTTTTGTTTGCTAAAAACAGTTTCATTCTGAAAAACTGAAATGGAGTTGTTCATTCTAGTTGACTCTCTAACCAAACGCGCTCTTACTGCGTGATAAAAGCTCATATCTTATGGTCACAAAAAATCAAAGGGGTACTCTCTCATGTACTCCTTTTGACCTGCTGTTTGAACTTGGATATTTTCTTGAACTTGGCCCAATCTGTGAAGAAGTGAAGAACGAGGCGCCTTGGCTGCCGACTGATAGATCGATGAGGATGAGACAGCTGGGCAATGTGAGCTAATTTACATTTGTCAGGGTCTGGGTTAGCAAACATCGACTTCAGAACAATCATTTTGCATCGTTATTATGCTTCATTTCCCGATAGTAAGTTCATTCAACAAGATGATGAATTGCAAAAtcagaacaaggaaacacaacaCGGCAAACATGCCGATGAACATATCAGAAGCCACAAGGCAAAGAGGAAATTAGGCCGGAACACATAACATCCACAGATCTAAACACGAACATGCTACAGCAGAGCGCTAGTGGAGTGACTAATTTCTAAGCCTTCTTCGGGGACTTGGCTGCCTTCTTTGGGGACTTGGCGGCCTTCTTAGGGGACTTGCTCTCCTTGCTGCCGCCGCTAGACGCCTTCTCCGCCACCTTCTTGGGCAGGAGAACCGGGTTGATGTTGGGGAGGACACCGCCGTGCGCGATGGTGACGCCAGCCAGCAGCTTGCCGAGCTCAACGTCGTTGCGGATCGCCAGGAGCACGTGGCGCGGGACGATGCGCGTCTTCTTGTTGTCCTTCGCCGCGTTGCCGGCCAGCTCCAGCACCTCGGCGGCGAGGTACTCAAGCACGGCGGCGAGATAGACGGGGGCGCCGGTGCCCACGCGCTGCGCGTACCGGCCCTTCTTGAGGTAGCGCCCGATCCGGCCGACGGGGAACTGCAGCCCGGCCTTGACGGACCGCGACACCGACTTCTTCCTGGGGCCGCCAGCCTtgcgcccagccgcccccttcttCGCCTTGCTACCGGCTCCGCTGGCGTCCATGGCTGCAGTGATTGAGTGGAGAAAAATTTGGCTCTGGGCGCGAGAACTTGAGCGCTGTGAATTGTGATGACGGCAACCCCGAAACGGGATGTATTTAAAATGGCGTGGACGCCTGGACGGGGAGATGTGGTGGGCCCGTCGATCCGAGTGTGAGGAAAAGCGATAAGATCCGGAAGGATTTTCGACGGCTGAGATGGATTACATCAAGGCGATCCGCGGGAGGGATGGCCCAGCCAATCAGGTGCAGGCAAAACGGGACAAGGGCTGTCCATGTGTTGGCACAAAAATATATAATATCACGATAACTTATctacaaatatgtgttatactgttataggAAAAAAATTATAATCTATTTTTTATCATAGACATacataaattttattattttaatCTATATATTTCACCCAATGCACCATAGTCTTAGTGTACTATTGATCGTAATATTGCTTTGGAACGTGTTACAACCAGTCTGCATGTGTGTTTAGAAAAGAGCGGGCCTTTCCTTTTAAAGTTCAAGAGTTTGACCTTACAACAGAGACTTGAATTCAGGGGTTTTGCCTCCCGCTTGGAGGGGCTTGCTGGTGGCCTTTGTAGTATGATTTCTATGTAGCTCCTCGTATGGTCGTGCGTAGCCGTATTTCTATCATCGCGTATTGTCCCGTCCGCTCGTCGTACGAGTCCCCTTTTGTCGGTCTTCCGCTGACATTCTCATGGTAGAACCGAACTTTTGGCTACTTCATCTTAATCGCCAACAACCATGTATCCTGGTCGTCATCATCCAAGCGACAAACCTAGGACTAGAGCTGACATTTTAGAGACCTAGGACAAACTCAAAGATCGAGACCTCTTCTGAATAAATATACTTTTACTTAATGTACACATTTTATCAACATAAACTAACATGATATTAAAAAGGTATCAAATCATTTGATCAATGTCTTAAAAGTTTCTTCTAACATTTCTTGATACAAAAGTCATTAATGATGGTGTTAACATTTCTTGATACAAAATTCATCAATGATGTTGTTGATATGAACATCATGCAATAATTTATTCTCAATACATAAATTACCAATTGCTCAGTCGTTCAGACATAAAATTGTAAATTGTGTTGGGCTCTAATTTCTAGACTCTAGTAGAAGGCGTTCGCGACATGAAAAAACGATAAAATCACAAGTAggactagagatgtcaatggggacctGATACCCGCTAACCCGTGGGGAATTTccctattagggtacgggtatgggacaaaaattgtccccatgggtatggatgtgggacaaaatctccacccattatgtaaacgggtatgggtttgggaagtAATAATCCGAACCCGATTACACATGGGTAGTGTACATCTGtcatgtttgtatgaatgagttgaggccAGGCCGACCACTAAGCCTAACACGACAGCGCACCAGACCCAGATCCTAGCCCAATAAGGCAACACAGTAAGGCAACTAGTAGACTAGCaaaaaagcaaaaccctaaaataaccaGTCATACGTTATGCCCTGTCCAGCCGGCCAGTCGTCGCATGCCTAGACAGCTGCGCTGGCACTGCACACTGGCGACTTCACCAGCGACGAGGAGCACCGCCGGCTGCTAGGAGCCTAGGATGACGGTGACGACCATGGATTCTCAGGCGCCAACGAACTCGAATGGTGACCAGACtccatttctccatttcttctattGGTCCAGAAGTAGTGATTTCTTTTctgatggatggatgaatggatCATGGTTCATAGATGAGTGCTTTTCGATGTGGTGATGTATAAAATCTGGATAGTTTGTGCTAGCTGTTAGTACCTAGTTATCCCTTAATTGGGGATGGGGACCCAttggggacccgaaacccgaatggggatgggtatgggatGAGTTTTGCATCCATAATGGATACGGGGATGGGTATGGGGATGGATCAAACATGATGGGGATGGGTCTGGTATGCTATAACCCGATGGGAaattccccattgacatctctaagtAGGACGACTAAATAATCGAGGGCTCCCACGATCTCTTCGTATTATCATGTATAGGATATTGAACTTTTTGTTTTTGTTTGGATTGAACGCCAAGGTGTTGGTCTACTTCAgttttttgttttatttttgtttttttTGAAAGGCATGGAGAGGCCTATAAGATTTGGGGCCTAGGGTCACTGCCCTAGTGGCCTTCTACCCAAATCCAACCCTGGCACAAAATAATAATGTCTCACTCCAGTGCACGGGCCTCGTCACAAACCACAATGTCTCATCCTAGTGTAGAGGCCTCGTCACCATCACTAGGCGTTGTTAGGTTGTAGGCATCAGATCGTGTATATGGTCGTGCAAAAAGTGTTGTATCCTGTAGACTACACTGTTTACACAATGTAGTTTGAAATAAAAGATGATGATGGATAAGTTGCTGGAGATCACCTTAGTGTTAGAGGTCTGCCTTTGCCAAAGGTCCCAAAAATAATAAATTTTATCTATTTTTTTTAGTTTGTTTGAAGAACAATGAAGTAAGCTTTATCTTAATGACACATGTGGGTATGAGAAGAATGTGACAATTTCGTCGTTGTATCTTGGACGAAGTACGCTAGAACGCTCGAAAGTCGAAGCGTGTAACCGATGGGACAAAGGGAAGCTCAGACGTTCGCAAAACGCCACCAAGTGAAAAAGACAAAAACACAATCAACAATCTCTGTAGATGATATGTATAGAATTTAAGGATATAAATATAATTTCATATAAAGTTATACGCCGTGTTGtccctgtaaggaaaatggatccCGAGCCATTTGgcctaatagattttggtgtttgatgatcaacataacctgtggactaatgtgtttgctagtgttttgtgtttgtagttcacaggatgctaaagtaacTTGGATCAAGACAttaaggaaagcaacacctcaaaagaagacattatgaagatcaagtggAGTCCAAGAGGAGAAATAAgtgttgcctgcggactgtcaGTGCGAGGAGCACCGGGctgttgtcacacccggctttaagggacaaagccaggtgcatctcatacatgcgccaagaagacaacatatataataacagagtgcatagagataaatgtcacaataatcagagtacttattacatagcggaagtcttacaaaataaattataaatataaaacgaactaaggatcgtcggcgccaatgtcaactgagagacgccacctagatcagatcgaactcctcgccttgtggctcctcctgaaccacctgctcttctcctgtgggggggtgtgagacagcaagggtgagctcacacatgttcatcgctcaacaagttgtggggaataatgtgacatgaactcacaaaggtgagagttcatgtgatgtgtaaggctaatcaatgacaggggttaaagctgggcattgcttttataagttggtcaaaattttattagcagatactaagtgtaagtgaataccaaaccataataaaataataaaacaaaattaataacaaatcccatgcaaatgcaaatgacaaattgagtttaggttccataatttaatcatcggagagtcctgagccgctcatgaccgtgagctcggctagtataccagttttacactctgcagaggttgtaccctttacccaccagtcatgtttcccatgtcgccggggttagctaggcccttagacactaccgaggtgaatggctagggatccactatgaggcctttacaaagttccactagcttctgaaaacccgctacagtttatgggaagagcacttgcaagaatcccccgtctgaccgccatcgcagcaaaatcaacccgagaacctccttgcatgcaactcccctactgcccttgcccctttcgggtaaggtagtcttccactagctttcctaattagttagccaagaggtcccattcctcccttgtggtggcacgtgtttctcaagttaagctctatgttccaattaacaataatataatgatcttgacatgaacataaatagaataacaaaataactggaacatggatataataaatgattatcccaaaaccatataaagcaatagcaaaaactacccatgtgattcaggggtaaacaaggtaatgagataaacaatctagggtgacctattgggtcccatcgaaattaagcctatgcatggtaaatgattataaagaacattattgggtaacaaaagtgaatcaagggcacaacttgcctggcacttgagattccaggtaccaacttgcttttcagctgacacgtgtcctcgcgctagtcatagcaatacaaacaaacatgtcatagataaaattaacatcacactaaacataagaacaaactgaataataaagaTCTACGCGAAGTTACGAGATCATGGgaacgagaactactaagatcagagtcgtggttaaggagttatgattttatgtagttattaagtacctagaatagagtaattcatgggaataattttaaatcaagtttcatggttagataaaggtactaggtgataaacaatatttaaacaaaataaatgccactggaatgaatcaatttgaagttatatattttaaattatgaatttctaatggttttatgtgcttgaaatagtaTTAAATGagagattaattttcttactgttttcatgtcaaaacagagatactgtgttataaacaataatattatgaaattatagaaattggaatgggtcaattcgaagttcatatgaattttatatgaattaaacaaactcTAACCATTAAAAAAATagatttctaattccttttctggaTTTCCTATTTACTGGACTGGGCATACTAATATTAGAAAGTGCAGGGGTCTTTGTGTAAATGTTTCCAAGACCCAGGCGCCCACTACTGTAGGACCGCGAGTTTATTCTTGATAAACAGAGGGACTCTTTTGAGATgttgccacgcgaaggggtatctacCTACTAAAGCCGTCAGATCCCATCTGAACGACCAGGATTACATCTTGCTACAATAGAATTGGCATGGATCCCAAACCATCCAATTCCGATCCTATGCTTCGGATTTAATGAGGCCAAGACCCGACTCCGATCGCCGATTGACGGACGGACGATCACGATCTACATCCCTCCCACAACCATCAACCTGGATTTGATCCCCATCGTGTATCGCAAGATCGACGGCCAACCATACATCCTGGCCGAGCCGTACCCTAGGCCAAATCTTCACTGTCACCCTAGAATCCGAGGGCCACGAGCTCATCACCTACCTCCCGACAGACAACGAACGGCGATCTCCATTGGAGATCGTTGAGCGGTCCGCTGGCCCAGACGCAACCCATCCTATGTACTATGACGTGATGCAATGCTTGATGAAGGCGGATCTACAGGGGATAGTCCATACCATGAATCTGGTGACAGCCTGTCCTGGGCGCGGTGGAGATTGGTTcacagcggagttcatcgtcgatGGGGGTATTTCCGAGGTCTTCTTCGCAAAGCCCGATACCCCGCACGGCTTCAATCACTGGGATCGCGAGCACCCTCCACCGACGACCCACCCAATCAACAGAGAGGGCAGTCACCAGAGAAGCTGACGACGATGTGCAGCCCGTACTCCGGTCCAGTGAGCTAACGTTTGCGACCGTCAATGGCTCCAGCTGGTGTTACAAGGCGGTCGTGGGGGTGGGTTCAGAGGGTAGGCACGAGAGAGTATTCCCCCCTCTTATCCAGAGATCCTAGGGAATCGGGCGTAGGTAATCCGCGCACCACGGCCGGTGGTTACGGAGAGTTCCGCTTCCTAGGCAGGCGATCCAGAGGGGATATATCTCACAACTCGGtccaagtgaaagggaattaggcttacacctagttcctatataattttggtggttgaattgcccaacacaaatattggactaactagtttgctctagtgaataagttatacaggtgcaaaatgttcacacttagccaataaaaagaccaagtgttgggttcaacacaagagcaaaggagcaacagaaggctcctctggtctggcgcaccggactgtccggtgtgccaccggacatgtccggtgcaccaggggactccaactccgaactactcgccttcgggaatttccggagaccactccgctataattcaccggactgtccggtgcacaccggacatgtccggtgctccaaggaagggcggcctcctgaactcgccagcctcgggttttcacttcagctgctccgctaaaattcaccggactgtccggtgtacaccggactgtccggtgcatcctcggagcaacggctacttcacgccaacggctacctgcgacggcatttaatgcgcgcgcagcgcgcgcagaagtcagaatcgcccatgccggcgcaccggacagtgaacagtgcatgtccggtgcgccaccggacatcaaggcgggcccagaagtcagaactccaacggtcaatttccaacggcactgatgacgtggcgggggcaccggacatgtccggtgtgcaccggactgtccggtgcgccatcaaacagacggcctccaccaacggtcaagttggtggttggggctataaataccccaaccaccccaccattcattgcatccaagttctcatcttccaaccaccttacaagagctagctttcattgcaaggcacaccaaaagagatcaaatcctctcccaacttcattcaaagccctagtgactagagagagtgatttatagtgttcatttgagctcttgcgcttgcatcgcttcttttctttcgcattatttcttgtgatcaaacactcacttgtaattgaggcaagagacaccaattgtgtggtggtccttgcgggaagttttgattcccaagtgatttgagaagagaagctcactcggtccgagggaccgtttgagagagggaagggttgaaagagacccggcctttgtggcctcctcaacggggagtaggtttgagagaaccgaacctcggtaaaacaaatccgcgtgtcttacctcattatttgcttgcgatttgttttgcgccctctctcgcggactcgattatatttccaacgctaactcggcttgtagttgtgattgtttttgagaatttcagtttcgccctattcaccccccccctctaggcgactttcaattggtatcagagcccggtgcttca contains these protein-coding regions:
- the LOC100501512 gene encoding Histone H2A, which codes for MDASGAGSKAKKGAAGRKAGGPRKKSVSRSVKAGLQFPVGRIGRYLKKGRYAQRVGTGAPVYLAAVLEYLAAEVLELAGNAAKDNKKTRIVPRHVLLAIRNDVELGKLLAGVTIAHGGVLPNINPVLLPKKVAEKASSGGSKESKSPKKAAKSPKKAAKSPKKA